DNA sequence from the Thermanaerothrix sp. genome:
CCCACTTCAAGGTGCCCCGCAAGGTGGTTATCCTCAAGGAGCTTCCTGTCTCCAGCACCGGGAAGGTGAGCCGCCGGGCGCTTAGGGAGATGGAGATCTGACGGTATGGCGCTTCCCCATTGGGGCTGCCTCCCTTGGGGCCTTTGCCTTGGGGCGGCGGGCCCGCGGGGGCCTTGGGATGCTGGGGCTTAAGGGTAAAAGGAGAAAGTGCTGGGGGAGGCGCCTTGATAGGGCCTCCCCCTTGCGGTTTTTTGGGTTTGGGTCCTGCTACTCCTCCGCCCCGGCGGGCTCCAGTGCCTCCGACGCGCTGGATTCGCTGCGTATGTACTTAAGAAGCATGTGGGCGGAGGCGAAGCCTATGAGGGCCAGGGCTATGAGGGACAGGAATATGAGCCTGTAGCCCTGGATGCCCGGGTGTCGGTCCAGCAGGTTGCCGAAGTAGCTGTAGATGAAGGTGTCGGGCAGGTACCCCACCAGGCTTATGGCCCCGTAGGCGGCCCCCGCCAGGGAGTTGGGTATCCTTATCTCGTCCACCGGGGCGAAGTAGGTGCCCTTCACGGCGAACACGCAGAAGGAGGCCGTGAGGGTGACGGTGAGCATCACCAACAGGAGCTTGGGTTCGCCGGGTATCATGTAAAGGCAGCCAACCAGGGCGGCCACCACCAGGAAGCCGATCCGTATGAAGCGGGTGGAGGAGCCTATGCGGTCCGCGATTATGCCCCCCACGGGGCCTCCGCCCAGCCTTAAGCCGTAGGTCCTTATGATGGCTATGAAGGCCCCCATGGAGACGGACATCTTGAAGACGTTGGTGAGGTACGGGGTTATGTATGTGAGCCCCGCCCCTATGCTGTAGCCGGCGAAGATTATCATGGCGGAGAGCCATATGGCGGGCATCCGGAGCACGTCGCCTATGCCGTCGAAGATGGAGGTCCCCGCCTGGGCCACCTCGTCCTTCTTCTCCTCCAGCAGGAAGTAGACCACCACGCCCAGGGCTATCATGGCAACCGAGTAGAACACTATGGCCCCCTTGAGGCCCAGGAGGGTGGCGCCGAAGGCCTTGAAGATGAAAAGGGCCCCGAAGGCGCTCAAGGTGGCGGAGAGCCCCCTGCCGAAGTCCAGGAACCCGAAGAGCCGCCCCTGCTCGGAGCTGTCCCCCAGCATCTTGACGCTCTTGAGCATGGTGGGCCAGAAGGTGAACACCGTGGTGAAGGCCCATATGACGTGGATCGCCAGGGCCATGTGGTAGCCCGGGAATGTGGAGTAATAAAGCCCCGTAATGCCGGTGGTTATGAGGGAGAATGGGACCAGCTTTTTGTAGGGGAGCCGGTCCGCAAGTATGCCCCCCGGCAGGTACAGGAAGAGGTTGGCGATGCCGTAGACGGTCATGAGGTTGCCTATCTGGGTGTTGTTTATCCTGAGGGCCTCCTGAAGGGGTATGTAGAACCTGTCTCCCTTAGGTACGGAAGCTGGTAGATTATCCCCCCGGAGAAGGCGAGGCAGAACAGGGTTATCCACTTCTTGACGTTTCGGATCATGGGCGATCCCCCTTCTGATGGTTGGTTTTTATTTTTTTGTTAGATAAGCAAAAAGCGGATTGAGGCGTGTTGTCAATTTCTATGCCCGCAGGAAAAGATCCGGCCGATCGGTGAAGATGCCGTCCACCCCCAACTCTTCAAGCTCCCGGGCGGTGTCGGGGGGGTTCACGGGGTAGGAGAGGATCTTAAGCCCCCGGTTTTTGAAGGCCTCCGCGTCCTCCCGGTCCACCAGCTCGAAGGCGGGGTGTACGCTGTAGGGGGTGAAGCCCAGGCCGTCCACGTAGGCTCCGGGATTCAGGAGGTAGTTGTAGGTCAAAAGCCCTATGCGCACGTCCTCCAGCAGCTCTTTGATGGTTCTTAGGGCCTTGTGGTCGAAGGAGGATATTATCACGTTGTCCCACCTTCCGAAGCCCTTGAGGGTCTTTGCCACCGCCTCCTCAAGGCCCCTCCGGCGGAAGGTAAGCTGTTTCAGCTCCAGGTTCAATGTGACGTTCCCTGGCACCGTCTCCAGCACCTCCATGAGGGTTGGTATCCGTTCCCCCTGGAACTCAGGGCTGAACCAGCTTCCCGCGTCCAGCCGGCGGATCTCCTCCAGCGTCAGGACCTCCACCGCCCCGGAGCCGTCGGAGGTCCTGTCCACCGAGAAGTCGTGGATGATGACCGGTTGCCCGTCCCGGGTGAGCTGCACGTCCACCTCTACGCCGTGAACCCCAAGCTGAAGGCCCGTCCTTATGGCCCTTAGGGTGTTCTCCGGCGCCAGCCCTGCGGCCCCCCGGTGCCCTATCACCAACATCTTGCTCATTCCCCCTCCCTGTTTTGGATCCCTTACTAATCGAAAAGGAGAGACCCGCGAACTTTGCAACGGTCCGCGGATCTCTCCTCTCTTGCGGGATCCCTTGATTCGCTTAATCTAGCATGCCTTAACCTCTAGGTCAACGTGTATTTTGAATTTTGATTTTATTTGACCTGTTGGGGCTATGGTTACATATAGTTATCTTTTAGTGCTATGTTGACAACCAAATGGCGGCGTGATATCCTCCCCTTGCCGACAAGGCAAGGCCCGGGCTCTGGATCCAACGTGGTTCAAGGAGGGTGATTCAATTGGCTGCCTATCAGAACGTGAAAAGCAGGGTGGTGCTCCGCCTAAACGGCGGGGTTGGGCAAAACGGCAAGACGGTGCTCAAGACCGTCCCCCTGGGTTTGGTGAGGGGGGACCTGGGCGCCGACGATCTCTACGCGGTCTCACAGGCCATAGGTGGGCTGTTGGAGCTTCCAGTCATGGAGGTCTTCAAGCAGGACACCGACGGCATAGTGAACTAAATTGAAGCGGGTGAGGTGGTGTGATCATGAAGACCCTTCGTATGCGGTTTGTGACCCGGGAAGGCAAGGGGCTCAGCGTGAACCTGCGCCATCCCAAGGAGAACCTGTCCGCCGATGAGGTGCGCTCGGTGATGGAGCTCATGGCGTCGAAGGACATCTTCCCCGTGCCGGTGACCGTGGACTCCTGTTCGCTGGTGGACGCGGGTACCACTAAGCTCTTCTAGGGTACCCAATCTAAGCGGTG
Encoded proteins:
- a CDS encoding MFS transporter, producing the protein MDNPVLPRLLRGDNLPASVPKGDRFYIPLQEALRINNTQIGNLMTVYGIANLFLYLPGGILADRLPYKKLVPFSLITTGITGLYYSTFPGYHMALAIHVIWAFTTVFTFWPTMLKSVKMLGDSSEQGRLFGFLDFGRGLSATLSAFGALFIFKAFGATLLGLKGAIVFYSVAMIALGVVVYFLLEEKKDEVAQAGTSIFDGIGDVLRMPAIWLSAMIIFAGYSIGAGLTYITPYLTNVFKMSVSMGAFIAIIRTYGLRLGGGPVGGIIADRIGSSTRFIRIGFLVVAALVGCLYMIPGEPKLLLVMLTVTLTASFCVFAVKGTYFAPVDEIRIPNSLAGAAYGAISLVGYLPDTFIYSYFGNLLDRHPGIQGYRLIFLSLIALALIGFASAHMLLKYIRSESSASEALEPAGAEE
- a CDS encoding glycerophosphodiester phosphodiesterase family protein; its protein translation is MSKMLVIGHRGAAGLAPENTLRAIRTGLQLGVHGVEVDVQLTRDGQPVIIHDFSVDRTSDGSGAVEVLTLEEIRRLDAGSWFSPEFQGERIPTLMEVLETVPGNVTLNLELKQLTFRRRGLEEAVAKTLKGFGRWDNVIISSFDHKALRTIKELLEDVRIGLLTYNYLLNPGAYVDGLGFTPYSVHPAFELVDREDAEAFKNRGLKILSYPVNPPDTARELEELGVDGIFTDRPDLFLRA
- a CDS encoding DUF1659 domain-containing protein, translating into MKSRVVLRLNGGVGQNGKTVLKTVPLGLVRGDLGADDLYAVSQAIGGLLELPVMEVFKQDTDGIVN
- a CDS encoding DUF2922 domain-containing protein, which gives rise to MKTLRMRFVTREGKGLSVNLRHPKENLSADEVRSVMELMASKDIFPVPVTVDSCSLVDAGTTKLF